The following proteins are co-located in the Clavibacter capsici genome:
- a CDS encoding acyltransferase family protein — translation MTSTRPSRPSRSTAVAPEGSRTSSFRGDIQGLRALAVVAVILDHLLAWPSGGFLGVDVFFVISGFIITSLLLRQHDRRGRISFRDFYRKRVKRILPASTAVLLVTVLASWMVFLSGRASAIAWDSVAAFLFVANWRFAATDTDYWAADSAVSPVQHYWSLGVEEQFYVVWPILLALGLALSLRFRGPGRYRGMLTAILLVVTVGSFAWAMADTAGDAAVAYFSTFSRAWELGIGALLAVATPLLRRIPDAARPVIAYAGLAVIAYGLFALSSASPIPAPGSAIPVLGAALVIAGGTGGAQRFLWPLTNPVSRYLGDISYSLYLWHFPVIVILAAVSDTAGLGYPIIVLVLTLGLSVLSYHGLEDPIRRSHWLEPGAAERRRKRRARRRPGFGASTGTKVAALGTAALLTVTFISLAVVRQQQIQEASRIATGPAASPGAEDPADTAVLADGDLGALQGQIRDALSATSWPALDPAIDGLEKSAVPVEDGQGCGRTDIGNPRSCSFGDSRKPTIMVLGDSTGITLLPTVRALFEATHHIRGLTYAGCAVMDVDWDFPDTTTRSGCLAFRDAAVAAIQEEEPEMLFVSNSYGQVLKLASKATGDDAVTEWSAGVQSTVGKVRDSVGQVVLVSSPPVGQPLETCATKVSTPADCQASVPGAWKVGDRAQRDAATALGVAYVDTSSLFCWQEECPSFVGSTPVKRDSVHTTPQYASVITPAFRQMLDEALASVAA, via the coding sequence ATGACCAGCACCCGCCCCAGCCGCCCGAGCCGATCCACCGCGGTGGCGCCGGAGGGATCCCGTACGAGCTCGTTCCGCGGCGACATCCAGGGCCTGCGCGCGCTCGCGGTCGTCGCCGTGATCCTCGACCACCTGCTCGCCTGGCCGTCCGGCGGCTTCCTCGGCGTCGACGTCTTCTTCGTGATCTCGGGCTTCATCATCACGTCGCTGCTGCTGCGCCAGCACGACAGGCGCGGCCGGATCTCGTTCCGCGACTTCTACCGCAAGCGCGTGAAGCGCATCCTCCCGGCCTCGACCGCCGTGCTCCTCGTCACCGTGCTCGCCAGCTGGATGGTGTTCCTCTCCGGCCGCGCGTCCGCCATCGCGTGGGACAGCGTCGCCGCCTTCCTCTTCGTCGCCAACTGGCGCTTCGCCGCGACCGACACCGACTACTGGGCCGCGGACAGCGCCGTCTCGCCCGTGCAGCACTACTGGTCGCTCGGCGTCGAGGAGCAGTTCTACGTCGTCTGGCCGATCCTCCTCGCGCTCGGCCTCGCGCTCTCGCTCCGGTTCCGCGGGCCCGGCCGCTACCGGGGGATGCTCACCGCGATCCTCCTGGTCGTCACCGTCGGCTCGTTCGCGTGGGCCATGGCCGACACCGCGGGCGACGCGGCCGTCGCCTACTTCTCCACGTTCTCCCGGGCGTGGGAGCTCGGCATCGGCGCGCTCCTCGCGGTCGCGACGCCGCTGCTCCGCCGCATCCCGGACGCCGCCCGTCCGGTCATCGCCTACGCGGGCCTCGCGGTCATCGCCTACGGCCTGTTCGCGCTCAGCAGCGCGTCGCCGATCCCCGCACCCGGCTCCGCGATCCCCGTCCTGGGCGCCGCGCTCGTCATCGCCGGCGGCACGGGCGGCGCCCAGCGCTTCCTCTGGCCGCTCACCAACCCGGTCTCCCGATACCTCGGCGACATCTCCTACTCGCTGTACCTCTGGCACTTCCCGGTCATCGTGATCCTCGCCGCCGTCAGCGACACCGCGGGCCTCGGCTACCCGATCATCGTGCTGGTGCTCACCCTCGGCCTCTCCGTGCTCTCGTACCACGGCCTCGAGGACCCGATCCGCCGCTCGCACTGGCTGGAGCCCGGAGCCGCCGAGCGCCGGAGGAAGCGGCGCGCGCGTCGCCGCCCGGGGTTCGGCGCGTCGACCGGCACGAAGGTCGCGGCGCTCGGCACGGCGGCGCTCCTGACGGTGACGTTCATCAGCCTCGCGGTCGTGCGGCAGCAGCAGATCCAGGAGGCGTCGCGGATCGCCACGGGCCCCGCCGCGTCCCCGGGCGCGGAGGATCCCGCGGACACCGCCGTCCTCGCCGACGGCGACCTCGGCGCGCTCCAGGGCCAGATCCGCGACGCCCTCTCCGCGACCAGCTGGCCGGCGCTCGACCCGGCGATCGACGGCCTGGAGAAGAGCGCCGTCCCCGTCGAGGACGGCCAGGGCTGCGGTCGCACCGACATCGGGAACCCCCGCTCCTGCTCCTTCGGCGACAGCAGGAAGCCCACGATCATGGTGCTCGGCGACTCGACCGGCATCACCCTGCTGCCGACCGTGCGGGCGCTGTTCGAGGCGACCCACCACATCCGCGGCCTCACCTACGCCGGCTGCGCCGTGATGGACGTCGACTGGGACTTCCCGGACACGACCACCCGCTCCGGCTGCCTGGCCTTCCGGGACGCCGCCGTCGCCGCGATCCAGGAGGAGGAGCCGGAGATGCTGTTCGTCAGCAACAGCTACGGCCAGGTCCTGAAGCTCGCCTCGAAGGCCACGGGCGACGACGCCGTGACCGAGTGGTCGGCGGGCGTGCAGAGCACGGTCGGCAAGGTGCGCGACAGCGTGGGCCAGGTCGTCCTCGTCTCCTCGCCGCCCGTGGGCCAGCCGCTCGAGACCTGCGCCACCAAGGTCTCGACGCCCGCCGACTGCCAGGCGTCCGTCCCGGGTGCCTGGAAGGTGGGGGACCGTGCCCAGCGCGACGCCGCCACCGCGCTCGGCGTGGCCTACGTGGACACCTCGTCGCTGTTCTGCTGGCAGGAGGAGTGCCCCTCGTTCGTCGGCAGCACGCCCGTGAAGCGCGACAGCGTGCACACGACCCCGCAGTACGCGTCGGTCATCACGCCCGCCTTCCGGCAGATGCTCGACGAGGCGCTCGCGTCCGTCGCCGCCTGA
- a CDS encoding VOC family protein: MQAITPFIWLDGRVREAAALYASALPDSRTIDVPDGDGPVRSATVELGGLRVILFDGGPGFPQTPAFSLSVPVATQAELDRIWDALVADGGEEGRCGWLRDPFGVSWQVVPTVLPALLGDPDPERAARAQQAMLAMGRLDIRALERAADGA, from the coding sequence ATGCAGGCCATCACCCCGTTCATCTGGCTCGACGGACGCGTCCGGGAGGCCGCCGCCCTCTATGCGTCGGCGCTGCCGGACTCCCGCACCATCGACGTCCCCGACGGGGACGGGCCCGTGCGGTCGGCCACCGTGGAGCTCGGCGGCCTGCGCGTGATCCTCTTCGACGGCGGCCCCGGCTTCCCGCAGACGCCCGCGTTCTCCCTGTCGGTGCCGGTGGCGACGCAGGCGGAGCTCGACCGGATCTGGGACGCGCTCGTCGCCGACGGCGGCGAGGAGGGCAGGTGCGGCTGGCTGCGGGATCCGTTCGGCGTCTCCTGGCAGGTCGTGCCGACCGTCCTGCCCGCTCTCCTCGGCGACCCCGACCCGGAGCGCGCCGCCCGTGCGCAGCAGGCGATGCTCGCGATGGGCCGCCTCGACATCCGGGCGCTCGAGCGCGCCGCCGACGGCGCCTGA
- a CDS encoding GDP-L-fucose synthase family protein, which translates to MTAPAASGRDERDAVSFTPAPLDRSARIYVAGHRGLVGSAIVRRLEAEGFTDIVSRTSAELDLKDRDAVFAFFASERPVHVVLAAAKVGGILANSTYPVDFLSDNLRIQVNVLDAALAHGVDRLLFLGSSCIYPKLAPQPITEDSLLTGHLEPTNDAYAIAKIAGIMQIQAVRRQYGLPWISAMPTNLYGPGDNFSPQGSHVLPALIRRYDEARASGAESVTNWGTGTPRREFLHVDDMAAACLHLMEHYDGPEQVNVGTGSDVTIREIAETIARVVGFEGRTEWDTTKPDGTPQKLLDVSKLADAGWTASIGLDEGLRSTVEWYREHITTLRE; encoded by the coding sequence GTGACCGCGCCCGCCGCGTCCGGCCGGGACGAGCGCGACGCCGTCTCCTTCACGCCGGCGCCGCTCGACCGCTCCGCGCGCATCTACGTCGCCGGCCACCGCGGGCTCGTGGGGTCGGCCATCGTCCGGCGCCTCGAGGCCGAGGGCTTCACCGACATCGTCAGCCGCACCTCCGCGGAGCTCGACCTCAAGGACCGCGACGCCGTGTTCGCGTTCTTCGCGTCCGAGCGGCCCGTGCACGTCGTGCTCGCGGCGGCCAAGGTCGGCGGGATCCTCGCGAACAGCACGTACCCGGTCGACTTCCTGAGCGACAACCTGCGGATCCAGGTCAACGTGCTCGACGCGGCGCTCGCGCACGGCGTCGACCGGCTGCTCTTCCTCGGATCCTCCTGCATCTACCCGAAGCTCGCGCCGCAGCCCATCACGGAGGACAGCCTCCTCACCGGGCACCTCGAGCCGACCAACGACGCGTACGCGATCGCGAAGATCGCGGGCATCATGCAGATCCAGGCGGTGCGCCGCCAGTACGGCCTGCCGTGGATCTCGGCCATGCCCACCAACCTCTACGGCCCCGGCGACAACTTCTCGCCGCAGGGCTCGCACGTGCTCCCGGCGCTCATCCGCCGCTACGACGAGGCGCGCGCGTCCGGCGCCGAGTCGGTCACGAACTGGGGCACGGGCACGCCCCGGCGCGAGTTCCTCCATGTCGACGACATGGCGGCCGCGTGCCTCCACCTGATGGAGCACTACGACGGCCCCGAGCAGGTCAACGTCGGCACCGGGAGCGACGTCACGATCCGCGAGATCGCGGAGACCATCGCGCGCGTCGTGGGCTTCGAGGGTCGCACCGAGTGGGACACGACGAAGCCCGACGGCACGCCGCAGAAGCTGCTCGACGTGTCGAAGCTCGCCGACGCGGGGTGGACGGCCTCCATCGGCCTCGACGAGGGGCTCCGCTCCACGGTCGAGTGGTACCGCGAGCACATCACGACGCTGCGCGAGTAG
- the gmd gene encoding GDP-mannose 4,6-dehydratase, with the protein MVKKAFITGITGQDGSYLAELLLGKGYEVHGLIRRSSTFNTSRIDHLYQDPHEDGAQLFLHYGDLSDGSRLTTLMMQIQPDEVYNLAAQSHVRVSFDEPEHTADTTGTGTIRLLEAVRLSGIETRFYQASSSELYGATPPPQSETTPFYPRSPYGAAKLYSFWITKNYREAYDMFAVNGILFNHESPRRGETFVTRKITRAVAAIKAGKQDHVYLGNLDSIRDWGYAAEYVEGMWRMLQADEPDDFVLATGGNFTVRDFLETAFSHAGLDWSEHVRFDPRYLRPTEVDALVGDATKAHEKLGWKATVDTTMLARIMVDADIAALEAEGRPWIDTVRLASWGTAEPTADEA; encoded by the coding sequence ATGGTCAAGAAGGCCTTCATCACCGGCATCACGGGGCAGGACGGCTCGTACCTCGCGGAGCTGCTGCTCGGCAAGGGCTACGAGGTCCACGGCCTCATCCGCCGCTCGTCGACGTTCAACACGTCGCGCATCGACCACCTCTACCAGGACCCGCATGAAGACGGCGCGCAGCTGTTCCTCCACTACGGCGACCTGAGCGACGGCTCGCGCCTCACGACGCTGATGATGCAGATCCAGCCCGACGAGGTCTACAACCTGGCCGCGCAGTCGCACGTGCGGGTGTCGTTCGACGAGCCCGAGCACACGGCCGACACCACCGGCACCGGCACGATCCGCCTGCTCGAGGCCGTGCGCCTCTCGGGCATCGAGACGCGCTTCTACCAGGCCTCCTCGAGCGAGCTCTACGGGGCCACTCCCCCGCCGCAGAGCGAGACCACGCCGTTCTACCCGCGCTCGCCCTACGGCGCGGCGAAGCTCTACAGCTTCTGGATCACGAAGAACTACCGCGAGGCGTACGACATGTTCGCGGTCAACGGCATCCTCTTCAACCACGAGTCCCCGCGCCGCGGCGAGACGTTCGTGACCCGCAAGATCACGCGCGCGGTCGCCGCCATCAAGGCCGGCAAGCAGGACCACGTCTACCTCGGCAACCTCGACAGCATCCGCGACTGGGGCTACGCCGCCGAGTACGTCGAGGGCATGTGGCGCATGCTGCAGGCCGACGAGCCCGACGACTTCGTGCTCGCGACGGGCGGGAACTTCACCGTGCGCGACTTCCTCGAGACCGCGTTCTCGCACGCCGGGCTCGACTGGTCCGAGCACGTGCGCTTCGACCCGCGCTACCTGCGCCCCACCGAGGTCGACGCGCTCGTCGGCGACGCGACGAAGGCGCACGAGAAGCTCGGCTGGAAGGCCACGGTCGACACCACGATGCTCGCCCGCATCATGGTCGATGCCGACATCGCCGCGCTCGAGGCCGAGGGGCGCCCGTGGATCGACACGGTGCGCCTCGCGAGCTGGGGCACGGCCGAGCCGACCGCGGACGAGGCGTGA
- a CDS encoding glycosyltransferase family 4 protein, protein MGELSTTDGTRTHAAPDLGGLTVCLVGINYWPETTGIAPYTTAMAEALTDAGATVHVITGIPHYPQWKLQDQAYAEGRRWEEMRDGVRITRVRHTIPETPDLAGRAKLEASFLRGALREVRRDTSDIVIAVTPSLAGLAAGALGHGRRPFGVLVQDLTGNAAGESGTTGGRASRLIASGEYALLRRADRIGVITPRFGDLLAGQGIDERCISGLPNFTHITPVDVSTTAARARLGWTPDAFTVVHTGNMGMKQGLESVVEAARLSDTRDLGIEFVLVGDGNQRAALEEQGAGIRSLRFIPPLDGDDYPYALAAADALLLNEKPGVREMSMPSKLTSYTSSKRPIIAAVEEGGITESVVREHGAAAIIPPGDPERLLQAAQDLRCDAERAAHLTTAAQRMFQNRYSPVSAHARYVRFAQALALGAGVPA, encoded by the coding sequence ATGGGGGAACTGAGCACGACCGACGGCACGCGCACGCATGCGGCGCCGGACCTGGGGGGCCTGACGGTCTGCCTGGTCGGCATCAACTACTGGCCGGAGACCACGGGGATCGCGCCGTACACGACCGCGATGGCGGAGGCGCTCACGGACGCCGGGGCGACCGTGCACGTGATCACCGGCATCCCGCACTACCCGCAGTGGAAGCTGCAGGACCAGGCGTACGCCGAGGGCAGGCGGTGGGAGGAGATGCGCGACGGCGTCCGCATCACGCGCGTCCGGCACACCATCCCGGAGACGCCCGACCTCGCCGGCCGCGCCAAGCTCGAGGCCAGCTTCCTCCGCGGAGCGCTCCGCGAGGTGCGCCGCGACACGAGCGACATCGTCATCGCGGTGACGCCGTCCCTGGCCGGCCTCGCGGCGGGCGCGCTCGGCCACGGCCGACGCCCGTTCGGGGTGCTCGTGCAGGACCTCACGGGCAACGCGGCGGGCGAGTCCGGCACCACGGGCGGCCGCGCCTCCCGCCTCATCGCCTCGGGGGAGTACGCGCTGCTGCGTCGCGCCGACCGGATCGGCGTCATCACGCCCCGCTTCGGCGACCTGCTCGCCGGCCAGGGCATCGACGAGCGGTGCATCTCCGGCCTCCCGAACTTCACGCACATCACCCCGGTGGACGTCTCCACCACCGCCGCCCGCGCCCGGCTCGGCTGGACCCCCGACGCCTTCACGGTCGTGCACACCGGCAACATGGGCATGAAGCAGGGGCTCGAGTCGGTCGTCGAGGCGGCGCGCCTGTCGGACACGCGCGACCTCGGCATCGAGTTCGTGCTCGTCGGCGACGGCAACCAGCGCGCCGCGCTCGAGGAGCAGGGCGCGGGGATCCGCTCCCTCCGCTTCATCCCGCCGCTCGACGGCGACGACTACCCGTACGCGCTGGCCGCGGCCGACGCGCTCCTGCTCAACGAGAAGCCCGGCGTGCGCGAGATGAGCATGCCGTCGAAGCTCACCTCGTACACGAGCTCCAAGCGGCCCATCATCGCGGCCGTCGAGGAAGGCGGCATCACCGAGAGCGTCGTGCGCGAGCACGGCGCCGCGGCGATCATCCCGCCGGGGGATCCGGAGCGGCTGCTGCAGGCGGCGCAGGACCTGCGCTGCGACGCCGAGCGGGCCGCGCACCTCACCACGGCCGCCCAGCGGATGTTCCAGAACCGCTACTCGCCCGTGAGCGCCCACGCCCGCTATGTGCGCTTCGCGCAGGCGCTGGCGCTCGGCGCCGGGGTCCCCGCGTGA
- a CDS encoding acetyltransferase has protein sequence MTASPEEATDVPVIDLSRAPGEHQAWDRPKRTVYLWAAVELLLVTNPWQISSSLRVRALRAFGAEIGEGVVFRPRTRVKFPWKLRIGDRSWIGEGVWFHNQDLITVGHDVVLSQETMLTTGSHAHRRDMALLTRPIVIEPGAWITSRCLVLGGAHVGRSALARPMTVVQGRVPDGAIVSGPDGAVVGSRFGDRS, from the coding sequence GTGACCGCGTCGCCCGAGGAGGCGACCGACGTCCCGGTCATCGACCTCTCCCGCGCACCCGGCGAGCACCAGGCGTGGGACCGGCCGAAGCGCACCGTGTACCTGTGGGCCGCCGTCGAGCTGCTGCTCGTGACGAACCCGTGGCAGATCAGCTCGTCGCTGCGCGTCCGTGCGCTGCGCGCGTTCGGCGCCGAGATCGGCGAGGGCGTGGTCTTCCGGCCGCGCACACGGGTCAAGTTCCCGTGGAAGCTCCGCATCGGCGACCGCTCCTGGATCGGCGAGGGAGTCTGGTTCCACAACCAGGACCTCATCACGGTCGGCCACGACGTCGTCCTCTCCCAGGAGACGATGCTGACCACGGGCAGCCACGCGCACCGCCGGGACATGGCCCTGCTCACGCGCCCCATCGTCATCGAGCCGGGAGCGTGGATCACCTCGCGCTGCCTGGTCCTCGGCGGCGCGCACGTGGGCCGCTCGGCGCTCGCCCGCCCGATGACCGTCGTCCAGGGCCGCGTGCCCGACGGCGCCATCGTCTCGGGTCCCGACGGCGCGGTGGTCGGCTCGCGCTTCGGCGACCGCTCCTGA